The Solibacillus sp. FSL R7-0682 genome includes a window with the following:
- a CDS encoding metal ABC transporter permease — MIEFWVILTGALVGITCSITGVFLILRKMAMVADAISHTVLFGIVVSFIITQTLSGLSMFIGAAIAGILTAYFIQLLQSSGVQEDAAIGIVFTTLFAIGVLLITLFAGNVHLDVEHVLMGEIAFVPWEQLTIFSLTMPKAVWMLLFVLLLNVAFLYFFYKEIKVSTFDPMYAATIGIPIVFIHYGFMTTVSLTTVSAFDSVGAILVIAMLIGPAATAYLISKSVKAMFSWSILFGVSSAVIGYYVAKWLDTSISGMMAAIIGVIFIVTFVVTKLQSARQKQVKSRHI, encoded by the coding sequence ATGATTGAATTTTGGGTTATTCTCACAGGCGCATTAGTAGGTATCACTTGTAGTATAACGGGTGTTTTCTTAATTTTGCGTAAAATGGCTATGGTTGCAGATGCAATTAGTCATACGGTGTTATTTGGTATTGTAGTTTCCTTTATAATTACACAAACATTATCTGGACTGTCTATGTTTATTGGCGCTGCAATTGCCGGGATTTTAACCGCCTATTTTATACAATTGCTACAATCTTCTGGTGTGCAAGAGGATGCTGCTATCGGTATTGTGTTTACTACACTATTTGCCATCGGTGTGCTACTCATTACGCTTTTTGCCGGCAATGTTCATTTAGATGTGGAGCATGTTTTAATGGGTGAAATCGCTTTTGTTCCTTGGGAGCAACTAACCATTTTTTCTCTCACGATGCCTAAAGCCGTTTGGATGTTACTTTTCGTCCTATTATTAAATGTTGCTTTTTTATATTTCTTTTATAAGGAAATTAAAGTTTCTACCTTTGATCCTATGTATGCAGCGACAATAGGGATTCCAATCGTATTTATTCATTACGGATTTATGACAACAGTGTCACTAACGACTGTCTCTGCGTTTGATAGTGTTGGTGCGATTTTAGTAATTGCCATGCTAATCGGTCCCGCAGCAACGGCTTATTTAATTAGTAAGTCCGTTAAAGCCATGTTTAGTTGGAGTATACTTTTCGGTGTATCTTCTGCTGTAATCGGTTATTATGTAGCGAAGTGGTTAGATACTTCCATATCGGGAATGATGGCAGCTATTATTGGGGTTATTTTTATTGTCACGTTTGTTGTGACAAAGCTTCAAAGCGCACGACAAAAACAAGTGAAATCTCGGCATATTTGA
- a CDS encoding LysE family translocator encodes MINVTLFIIACVLLIILPGPDTAIVTKNTVVGGRNGGFQTMIGSCIGLAIHTIAAVAGLSAIIVKSAVAFTLLKYVGAAYLCYLGVRTLMNMRAKKMDLEEEPIETMKGNSYFKQGFITNVTNPKVAVFFLTFLPQFLAPNSEPFWSFLVMGIIYSVLTFLWFTFYVFLLDKIRNFMKRPATQAVIESLTGVVLIGFGLKLALEKSNG; translated from the coding sequence ATGATCAACGTAACACTGTTTATTATTGCCTGCGTGTTGCTCATTATATTACCTGGACCGGATACGGCGATTGTAACGAAAAATACAGTTGTTGGTGGCCGTAATGGTGGATTTCAGACAATGATTGGCTCCTGTATAGGGCTTGCTATTCATACGATTGCAGCAGTTGCAGGTTTATCGGCAATTATTGTCAAGTCCGCAGTTGCCTTTACTCTATTGAAATATGTCGGCGCGGCTTATTTATGTTATTTAGGTGTACGTACATTAATGAATATGCGTGCGAAAAAAATGGATCTTGAAGAGGAGCCTATAGAAACAATGAAGGGCAATTCTTATTTTAAGCAAGGCTTTATAACGAATGTAACAAATCCTAAAGTAGCGGTATTTTTTTTAACGTTTTTACCCCAATTTTTAGCACCAAATAGCGAACCATTTTGGTCATTTTTAGTTATGGGCATTATTTATAGTGTTCTAACGTTTTTATGGTTTACTTTCTATGTATTTTTACTTGATAAAATTCGCAACTTTATGAAGCGACCAGCTACCCAGGCTGTCATTGAATCACTGACAGGGGTTGTTCTCATTGGCTTCGGTCTCAAGCTCGCCCTTGAAAAATCAAATGGATAA
- a CDS encoding SCO family protein, translating to MNKKSIALIMLLLMATVLSACSNYQFKPTTSYEISDFTMTDHRGDEVTLESLKGEPWLAMFIFTNCTTICSPMTHNMTLIQEQLVEKGIEDYKIVAFSIDPDYDTPERLTEYLARHNAPDESKWHFLTGYDQKFIEQFAANSFKSLVKAIEGDDQVMHANTFFLVDEKGIAVKNYTGYSQTEDGVAYDTIAVDLQSLIEERLGK from the coding sequence ATGAACAAGAAGTCGATTGCACTAATTATGCTACTTCTTATGGCAACTGTGTTAAGTGCATGCAGCAATTATCAATTTAAACCAACAACAAGCTATGAAATTTCAGACTTTACAATGACGGATCATCGTGGGGATGAAGTTACATTAGAAAGCTTAAAGGGTGAGCCATGGTTAGCGATGTTCATCTTTACTAACTGTACAACGATTTGTTCGCCAATGACTCACAACATGACATTAATTCAAGAGCAATTAGTTGAAAAGGGAATTGAAGATTATAAAATCGTCGCATTTTCTATCGACCCAGATTATGATACACCGGAGCGTCTAACAGAATATTTAGCCCGTCACAATGCGCCGGATGAGTCAAAGTGGCATTTTCTTACAGGGTATGATCAAAAATTTATCGAGCAGTTCGCTGCCAATTCTTTTAAATCCCTTGTAAAAGCGATTGAAGGGGACGATCAAGTGATGCATGCAAATACGTTTTTCTTAGTCGATGAAAAAGGAATCGCTGTGAAAAACTATACGGGCTACTCACAAACAGAAGACGGTGTAGCGTATGATACGATTGCTGTTGATTTACAATCTTTAATTGAAGAACGATTAGGAAAGTAA
- a CDS encoding methyl-accepting chemotaxis protein gives MNFLKNLRVRSKLLLLISISILIAIVIAGLSFIQSIKMANNMETIYEEKFIPNSWLNNAVSVNLRIDSTIIQMMTTTDQQEKQALHNEIYDGIDQVLSDFAQYSEMNLTDEERQGVVDYYDAVDRLTVHQDKVIELALAGQNEEAYKMYHERVKQPREDLISTLHMLSQIKVGQTEQIVLNSITSSDESNLRNVIINIGAIIILLVLGVLISLMITKPIEQLRVQLRKVQNGDFTVHGDYQSKDEIGALTQSFNETISSLNNDLQKVKSSSDHVENTSQELMANVEQSTAAAEHVVSSIQEISSGAEETKYRLEQNAIIIERVANGFTTIQQDFQAIDRLAQKSIAESKEGSVIVSKNVEQMKNIKLSVQQSNEVVQTLANQVGEVDEILKVIDWISGQTNLLALNAAIEAARAGEHGKGFAVVADEVRKLAEQSIQATKSVATILENIKKDTDESVQIMNVVIDEAESGLTITEKTAQKFQEILQNTLEVGPVMQKTTSSVNHIVKDFSIFTSSADTILTISMNNSKNSAMVSAASEQQAAAMEDMSQSSHNLTNVATELNGIVKKFTLQ, from the coding sequence ATGAACTTTTTAAAAAATTTAAGAGTGCGTAGCAAATTATTATTACTTATATCCATAAGTATACTTATCGCCATCGTTATTGCCGGTCTATCATTCATTCAATCAATTAAGATGGCAAATAATATGGAAACGATCTATGAAGAAAAATTTATACCAAATAGTTGGTTAAACAATGCGGTAAGTGTAAACCTACGTATAGACAGCACCATTATTCAAATGATGACGACTACTGACCAACAAGAAAAACAAGCATTACATAATGAAATTTATGATGGAATTGATCAAGTATTATCAGATTTTGCTCAATATAGTGAAATGAATTTAACAGATGAGGAACGTCAAGGAGTAGTAGATTACTATGATGCCGTTGACCGTTTAACAGTACACCAAGATAAAGTAATTGAATTAGCTTTAGCTGGTCAAAATGAAGAAGCCTATAAAATGTACCATGAAAGAGTTAAGCAACCACGTGAAGATCTTATCAGTACACTTCATATGTTAAGTCAAATTAAAGTAGGTCAAACGGAACAAATCGTACTAAATAGTATTACATCTTCGGATGAAAGTAATTTACGAAATGTAATTATTAATATTGGTGCGATTATTATTTTACTTGTTTTAGGAGTATTAATTTCACTCATGATAACAAAACCAATTGAACAGTTGCGTGTTCAATTACGAAAAGTACAAAATGGAGATTTCACTGTTCATGGTGACTATCAATCTAAAGATGAAATTGGAGCACTTACCCAATCATTTAATGAAACGATTTCTTCTTTAAACAACGACTTACAAAAAGTAAAATCATCATCTGATCATGTCGAAAATACATCACAAGAGTTGATGGCCAATGTTGAACAGTCAACGGCTGCAGCAGAACATGTCGTATCTTCAATTCAGGAAATTTCTTCAGGAGCAGAGGAAACAAAATACCGTTTAGAACAAAATGCAATAATAATAGAACGCGTAGCGAATGGTTTTACTACAATCCAACAAGATTTTCAAGCTATTGACCGTTTAGCACAAAAATCAATTGCTGAGTCGAAAGAAGGCTCTGTCATTGTGAGCAAAAACGTTGAACAAATGAAAAACATTAAATTATCCGTTCAACAATCCAATGAAGTTGTTCAAACGCTTGCAAATCAAGTCGGTGAAGTCGATGAAATTTTAAAAGTTATCGACTGGATTTCGGGTCAAACAAACTTATTAGCACTTAATGCTGCTATTGAAGCTGCTCGTGCAGGTGAGCATGGTAAAGGATTTGCAGTTGTTGCGGATGAAGTTCGGAAATTAGCAGAGCAATCAATTCAAGCAACGAAGTCTGTTGCAACAATTTTAGAAAACATAAAAAAAGATACGGATGAATCAGTTCAAATTATGAATGTTGTCATTGATGAGGCTGAAAGTGGACTTACAATTACAGAAAAAACCGCTCAAAAATTCCAGGAAATTTTACAAAACACACTAGAAGTAGGTCCTGTTATGCAAAAGACTACTTCATCTGTCAATCATATTGTCAAAGATTTTAGCATCTTTACTTCAAGCGCTGATACGATTTTAACAATTTCAATGAACAATTCGAAAAACAGTGCAATGGTTTCTGCCGCTTCAGAACAGCAAGCAGCAGCAATGGAAGATATGTCGCAATCTAGTCATAACTTAACAAATGTTGCTACTGAACTAAATGGTATTGTGAAGAAATTCACCTTACAATAA
- a CDS encoding TspO/MBR family protein has protein sequence MGQYVLMWLSFIAMIVVNILSETLPINGQTTAEISHRLDVYFTPAGYVFSIWTLIYILLAIWLVLQYKKVKTGEFNSKIGWLFILSCLFNIGWLYTWHYEQFIWSMILMFLLLFTLIGIYLQYSPSESKLSQRLPFSFYLAWISVATIANMSYVLKYYDVSLGIPEVLGSLILVVIASTLAYMALVNSMDPIFVLVIVWALIGIAVKTTNEAMEYGTLIVTALLVVASLLTWGFHKKNHTKSKG, from the coding sequence ATGGGGCAATATGTTTTGATGTGGCTAAGTTTTATTGCCATGATTGTTGTGAACATTTTATCTGAAACTTTACCAATCAATGGCCAAACAACAGCGGAAATTTCCCACCGTTTAGACGTATACTTTACACCAGCAGGGTATGTATTTTCGATTTGGACGCTCATTTATATTTTGCTAGCAATTTGGTTAGTTTTACAGTATAAAAAGGTTAAAACAGGAGAGTTCAACTCGAAGATTGGCTGGTTATTTATACTATCTTGCTTATTTAATATCGGCTGGCTATATACTTGGCATTATGAGCAATTTATATGGTCTATGATACTAATGTTTTTATTGTTGTTCACATTGATCGGAATCTATTTACAATATTCACCTTCTGAATCAAAATTATCACAGCGCTTGCCGTTTTCATTTTACTTAGCGTGGATTTCTGTTGCGACGATTGCAAATATGAGCTATGTACTGAAGTATTATGATGTTAGTTTAGGTATTCCGGAAGTTTTAGGCTCTTTAATTTTAGTTGTCATTGCATCAACCCTTGCTTATATGGCATTGGTTAATTCAATGGATCCAATTTTTGTCCTTGTCATTGTGTGGGCATTAATAGGAATCGCAGTGAAGACGACGAATGAAGCAATGGAGTACGGTACATTAATCGTGACAGCGCTCCTCGTTGTTGCATCGTTGTTGACATGGGGTTTCCATAAGAAAAATCATACGAAATCTAAAGGATAA
- a CDS encoding metal ABC transporter ATP-binding protein, whose product MNALLVENLSVAYDKKVVLNNANVCVPSGRLTAIIGPNGAGKSTFLKAILKQIPNKVGEVFILNKPYQPKDLLVGYVPQRNAVDWDFPTTALDVVLMGRYGHKGLFKRPNKQDKKLAMDALKSVEMQDFADRSIGQLSGGQQQRVFLARALAQNPEVYFLDEPFAGVDVATEKTIITILKKLRSEGKSIFVVHHDLQTVEEYFDYTILLNQTIIATGDTKDVFIPDLLQKTYGGKLLLIESVGATI is encoded by the coding sequence ATGAATGCGTTATTAGTGGAAAACTTATCTGTTGCCTATGATAAAAAGGTTGTTTTAAACAATGCAAATGTTTGTGTACCATCTGGACGTTTAACAGCCATTATCGGTCCAAATGGGGCCGGTAAATCCACATTTTTAAAGGCGATATTAAAACAAATACCAAATAAAGTTGGAGAAGTCTTTATTTTAAATAAGCCGTATCAGCCAAAGGATTTATTAGTAGGCTATGTACCACAACGAAATGCGGTTGATTGGGATTTCCCTACAACAGCATTGGATGTTGTTTTAATGGGGAGATACGGACATAAGGGACTATTCAAGCGTCCAAATAAGCAAGATAAGAAACTAGCAATGGATGCATTAAAAAGTGTAGAAATGCAAGATTTTGCCGATCGTTCCATAGGGCAATTATCTGGGGGACAACAGCAACGCGTCTTCTTAGCACGTGCTCTTGCGCAAAACCCAGAGGTGTATTTTTTAGATGAACCATTTGCAGGGGTTGATGTAGCAACCGAGAAAACGATTATTACAATCTTAAAAAAATTGCGAAGTGAAGGAAAAAGTATTTTTGTCGTTCATCATGATTTACAAACGGTCGAAGAGTATTTTGACTATACAATATTATTAAATCAAACGATTATTGCGACAGGTGATACGAAGGATGTCTTTATTCCTGACCTTTTACAAAAAACGTATGGCGGCAAATTATTGTTAATAGAATCAGTAGGTGCAACTATATGA
- a CDS encoding copper resistance D family protein → MITILISISQFLLYISFAVLMGSLILKLIPSEYKPTISIREKWLYISAWSIPVFTFVPIIQLLVILQPQFGLIQSLQKILFSYKMGHAWLAIVGLSLIFVYILHQMQKSQHWLYPIINVTLLVAIQAGVAYASHASSMDSTVGFFNDWIHLIAVSCWFGVLLILSFFTLDSNNWEAFLKWFTPLALVSVTAIALSGVFLTETIVPAYVTGWSTFYGLGLFVKHVLLVPLAIVILANGLLIKLKINKKSFNPVLWVKLELAILFSILAITAIFSEHQPPMPFVQMENVSSLFQLFYTTPLTDGMIGHFQMTAIGLVFFLLTALFIALLIISYVKEAPLLISVLMILAIALCFYFGFISITVFNLEGYCVP, encoded by the coding sequence ATGATAACGATTTTAATTAGTATAAGTCAGTTTTTGCTATACATTTCCTTCGCGGTATTAATGGGATCATTAATTCTCAAACTCATTCCTAGTGAATATAAGCCAACCATTTCTATACGAGAAAAATGGCTCTATATAAGTGCTTGGAGTATACCCGTATTTACGTTTGTACCGATTATCCAATTGCTCGTCATATTACAGCCGCAATTTGGACTAATACAATCTTTACAAAAAATTTTATTTTCTTACAAAATGGGACATGCATGGTTAGCTATTGTAGGCTTGTCGTTAATTTTCGTGTACATTCTTCACCAAATGCAAAAATCGCAACATTGGTTATACCCGATTATAAATGTAACTTTATTAGTTGCCATTCAAGCTGGTGTCGCTTATGCAAGCCATGCAAGCTCAATGGATTCTACGGTTGGTTTTTTTAATGACTGGATACATTTAATTGCCGTTAGCTGCTGGTTTGGAGTATTGCTCATTTTAAGCTTCTTTACATTAGATTCTAACAATTGGGAGGCCTTTTTAAAATGGTTTACACCTCTCGCGCTTGTAAGTGTCACAGCGATTGCCCTGAGTGGTGTGTTCTTAACGGAGACGATTGTACCCGCTTATGTTACAGGCTGGTCGACATTTTATGGGCTTGGTTTATTTGTAAAGCATGTACTACTTGTACCACTTGCAATTGTCATTTTGGCAAACGGCTTATTAATTAAATTAAAAATAAATAAAAAAAGCTTTAATCCCGTATTGTGGGTCAAGCTTGAGCTAGCTATTTTATTTTCGATTTTAGCTATTACGGCTATTTTCAGTGAACATCAACCACCAATGCCATTCGTCCAAATGGAAAATGTGTCTTCTCTTTTCCAGCTATTTTATACGACACCTTTAACAGACGGAATGATTGGGCATTTCCAAATGACTGCTATAGGATTAGTGTTCTTCCTTTTAACAGCACTCTTCATCGCCTTACTAATTATTAGTTACGTGAAAGAGGCTCCGTTGTTAATTTCGGTATTAATGATACTCGCGATTGCACTGTGTTTTTATTTCGGATTTATTTCCATCACCGTGTTTAATTTAGAAGGCTATTGTGTCCCTTAA
- a CDS encoding beta-carotene 15,15'-monooxygenase encodes MVFIEKGRKVWLALLLLVLIGNYAVYQTSIGMHILPVPEQAHGVVVGSFIDLMIVAPVLFMLYLRKFSWKLSITLAALGCIAMRLIIPIELLGPFEKVTFIGIGIELLLVVVELIIIVTFVRYMPKIIRDVKESTLPVLFSFHYGVNQYVKHNPIIQVLCAEALMFYYALFSWKKAPMSGITIYKKSSYIAFQVMMIHAIIVETLGIHYFIHDKWPIVSIVLLLFNVYSILFFVGDIQAVRLNPIAVNERSMFISQGLMKRAKIDFTHIECIIEDREFLEKKRKKDTLEFVMRDFETVYPDFVLKMKVPQKATLFMGIEKEYRYVAIKCDDPVQLKEILNANVG; translated from the coding sequence ATGGTGTTCATTGAAAAAGGGCGTAAGGTTTGGTTAGCGCTTTTACTCCTTGTTTTAATTGGAAACTATGCCGTTTATCAAACATCTATTGGCATGCATATATTACCAGTTCCAGAACAAGCACACGGCGTTGTCGTTGGGTCTTTTATCGATTTAATGATTGTTGCTCCTGTGTTATTCATGTTGTATTTAAGGAAGTTTTCTTGGAAGCTGTCCATTACTTTAGCGGCACTAGGTTGTATAGCGATGAGATTGATAATCCCTATAGAGCTATTAGGACCATTTGAAAAAGTTACATTTATAGGAATTGGGATTGAACTATTATTAGTAGTCGTAGAATTAATTATTATCGTAACGTTTGTTCGCTATATGCCAAAAATCATACGTGATGTAAAAGAAAGTACTTTACCAGTGTTATTTTCATTCCATTATGGCGTAAATCAATATGTAAAGCATAACCCGATTATTCAAGTGCTTTGCGCTGAAGCACTTATGTTTTATTATGCATTATTTAGCTGGAAAAAAGCACCGATGTCAGGTATTACGATATATAAAAAATCAAGCTATATTGCCTTTCAAGTCATGATGATTCATGCCATTATAGTAGAAACGTTAGGTATTCATTATTTTATTCACGATAAGTGGCCTATTGTTTCCATTGTTTTGCTATTGTTTAATGTCTATTCAATCCTCTTTTTTGTAGGGGATATACAAGCGGTGCGCCTGAATCCAATTGCTGTGAACGAGCGCAGTATGTTCATTTCGCAAGGATTAATGAAGCGAGCAAAAATTGATTTTACGCACATTGAATGCATTATTGAAGACCGTGAATTTCTAGAGAAAAAACGTAAAAAAGATACTTTAGAGTTTGTTATGCGAGATTTTGAAACGGTGTACCCTGATTTTGTGTTAAAAATGAAGGTGCCGCAGAAAGCTACATTGTTTATGGGCATTGAAAAAGAGTATCGCTATGTAGCAATTAAGTGTGATGACCCAGTGCAACTTAAAGAAATTTTAAATGCTAATGTAGGGTAG
- a CDS encoding dehydrogenase, translating to MKYSIIISTLLLSIVLFACTDDKQSVEDKSVLDNPTNQELPSGTQIEHELLFNLNFIPHEVGTSLSLIQDPQLYETWADIFQFPSVPEVDFKTEEVLFVTTYADSCDRIFEEVTKEGDTLLVKINYPKALQQIAQIACNELAVPKTFVVKMKKTGLTYGTLIEVNRVLLEKQSILYEVKQ from the coding sequence ATGAAATACTCGATAATAATAAGTACATTACTTTTAAGCATTGTTTTGTTCGCCTGTACAGACGATAAACAGTCTGTCGAAGATAAATCAGTTTTGGATAATCCTACGAATCAAGAGCTTCCAAGTGGTACACAAATTGAGCATGAATTATTGTTTAACTTAAATTTTATTCCTCACGAAGTAGGAACAAGCTTATCCTTAATTCAAGATCCACAATTATATGAAACATGGGCAGACATTTTTCAATTTCCGTCCGTACCTGAAGTGGATTTCAAAACAGAAGAGGTATTATTTGTAACGACTTATGCAGATAGCTGCGACCGTATTTTTGAAGAAGTCACAAAAGAAGGAGATACATTGCTCGTTAAAATTAATTATCCAAAAGCTCTTCAACAAATAGCGCAAATTGCATGTAATGAATTGGCGGTTCCCAAAACATTTGTAGTAAAAATGAAGAAGACAGGGCTCACTTACGGTACTTTAATAGAAGTTAATCGCGTGCTTTTAGAAAAGCAATCGATCCTTTATGAAGTTAAGCAATAA
- a CDS encoding metal ABC transporter solute-binding protein, Zn/Mn family, with protein MKKYVGIFGLSLLLMACNGNEENSSATEKSGIVVATTGQIADAVKEISGDALTVTTLMGPGVDPHLYKATQGDIEKLDKAEVIFYNGLHLEGQLQDIFEQMAEKKTVVAAAEILDKGKLLDDANDTTLHDPHVWFDIDLWKEIVDGIGDSLIEEYPEHKELFEKNEASFLAELEQLKSFAQERVTEIPADQRILVTAHDAFNYFGDSLGFKVSGLQGLSTESEYGVKDVENMVNYLVDNNIKAIFVESSVSDKAMNAVIEGAKKKSHSVVIGGELFSDAMGAEGTHEGTYIGMYKHNINTIVDSLK; from the coding sequence ATGAAAAAATACGTAGGAATTTTTGGCTTATCGTTATTATTAATGGCTTGTAATGGAAACGAGGAAAATAGCTCGGCCACTGAAAAGTCCGGTATTGTCGTTGCGACAACAGGACAAATTGCAGACGCTGTAAAAGAAATTAGTGGTGATGCATTAACTGTCACTACGTTGATGGGACCAGGGGTTGATCCGCACTTATACAAAGCGACTCAAGGTGATATTGAGAAATTAGATAAAGCAGAAGTGATTTTTTATAACGGTTTGCATTTAGAAGGACAGTTACAGGATATTTTTGAACAAATGGCAGAAAAAAAGACTGTTGTTGCAGCTGCAGAAATTCTAGATAAAGGTAAATTACTAGACGATGCAAATGATACGACTCTTCATGATCCACACGTATGGTTTGATATTGATTTATGGAAGGAAATTGTAGATGGGATCGGTGATAGCTTAATTGAGGAATACCCAGAACATAAAGAATTGTTCGAAAAAAATGAAGCATCCTTTTTAGCGGAATTAGAACAATTAAAAAGTTTTGCACAAGAACGTGTAACAGAAATTCCTGCAGATCAACGTATTTTAGTGACCGCCCATGATGCATTTAATTATTTTGGTGATAGTTTAGGATTCAAGGTTAGTGGGCTACAAGGTTTAAGTACAGAATCAGAGTATGGTGTAAAAGACGTTGAAAATATGGTGAACTATTTAGTAGATAATAATATTAAGGCCATTTTCGTTGAATCAAGTGTTTCTGATAAAGCAATGAACGCGGTAATCGAAGGGGCAAAGAAAAAAAGCCATTCCGTTGTAATTGGTGGAGAACTATTTTCAGATGCTATGGGTGCTGAAGGAACACATGAAGGCACGTATATCGGAATGTATAAACATAATATCAACACAATTGTTGATTCATTGAAGTAG
- a CDS encoding metal ABC transporter permease, producing the protein MISSNLLWILLGTMLLGIAAGITGAFSFLQKQSLVGDAAAHAALPGIAIAFLVTGQKELPVLMIGAAITAALSVYCIQWIVSFSKLKADAAIGLVLAVFFGVGIVLLTIVNRQPGGNQSGLNNFIFGKAAAMTKDDLLWLFLSALIIIIVSLLFYKEWKLMIFDPVYAKGIGLPVEFLKASLTALIVMTIVTGIQTVGVILMSALLIIPAATARLWTRRLYSMLLFSGIMGGLAGIIGTYISSLKTGLSTGPIIVLVASSLFLLSYLFSPTNGQLSKMLRRKRFQGKVTYYD; encoded by the coding sequence ATGATCTCTAGTAACTTATTATGGATATTACTTGGAACAATGCTTTTAGGTATAGCAGCAGGCATCACTGGCGCTTTTTCATTTTTACAAAAACAAAGCCTTGTCGGTGATGCAGCTGCACACGCTGCATTACCTGGTATTGCAATTGCCTTTCTCGTTACTGGCCAAAAGGAATTACCTGTTTTAATGATTGGTGCAGCTATTACCGCAGCCTTATCGGTTTATTGTATTCAATGGATTGTCAGCTTTTCAAAACTAAAAGCGGACGCTGCCATTGGCTTAGTACTTGCCGTTTTCTTTGGTGTAGGTATTGTTTTATTGACGATAGTAAACAGACAACCAGGAGGCAATCAAAGCGGACTAAATAACTTTATTTTCGGGAAAGCTGCTGCAATGACAAAGGATGACCTTTTATGGCTATTTTTAAGTGCGCTTATCATTATTATTGTAAGTTTACTCTTTTATAAAGAATGGAAGCTAATGATTTTCGACCCTGTCTACGCAAAAGGTATCGGACTCCCTGTGGAATTTTTAAAGGCTAGCTTAACCGCTTTAATTGTCATGACTATCGTAACAGGTATTCAAACAGTTGGTGTCATTTTAATGTCTGCCCTACTGATCATTCCTGCAGCAACTGCAAGACTGTGGACTCGAAGACTTTATTCAATGCTTTTATTTAGTGGCATCATGGGCGGGCTAGCAGGAATAATCGGAACGTATATTAGTTCACTTAAAACGGGACTTTCTACAGGTCCTATAATCGTATTAGTAGCCTCTTCCCTGTTTTTATTGTCTTACTTGTTTAGTCCTACAAATGGGCAATTAAGTAAAATGCTGCGAAGAAAAAGATTTCAAGGCAAGGTGACATACTATGATTGA
- a CDS encoding copper resistance CopC family protein: protein MRTFYLSILAALLLFVPNAAAHTYLDTTNPEDGTTITAPLQKIELTYSGKIEEGSTFIVKGASGSEFKPATVTVENGLMQGTFDEALPNDTYTVSWNSISEDGHPLSGQFSFTVNAPLDEVTEGNTLSEESTEPQVEAEQTETNEEDTQTNTATPLLIVGGLLLVIIVISLITLMKRKRK from the coding sequence ATGAGAACTTTTTACTTATCGATTCTTGCTGCATTATTACTATTCGTACCGAATGCCGCAGCACATACGTATTTAGACACGACAAACCCAGAAGATGGTACGACAATCACAGCACCTCTCCAAAAAATTGAATTGACCTATTCAGGGAAAATTGAAGAAGGTAGTACTTTTATTGTAAAGGGTGCAAGTGGAAGTGAATTTAAGCCGGCTACTGTTACAGTAGAAAATGGTTTGATGCAAGGAACATTTGATGAAGCGTTGCCGAATGATACTTATACAGTTTCATGGAACAGTATTAGTGAAGACGGTCATCCCCTTTCAGGTCAATTTTCTTTTACAGTAAATGCACCACTCGACGAAGTAACTGAAGGAAACACTCTATCAGAAGAATCAACGGAACCACAAGTTGAAGCAGAACAAACTGAAACGAATGAAGAGGACACGCAAACGAACACTGCCACTCCCCTTCTTATTGTAGGTGGGCTATTATTAGTAATTATCGTAATTAGTTTAATTACGTTAATGAAGCGTAAAAGAAAATGA